From one Desulfurobacterium thermolithotrophum DSM 11699 genomic stretch:
- the flhF gene encoding flagellar biosynthesis protein FlhF — MEVKVYEGNSLDSLVEQAKRELGEEIDILYYEVEKERSFLPFFRKKKYKLFVVPKEKRENNEIEKLEEELNEVRELLTNIKSSLEENKLANSSLPIPEHIDSTSSCEENLTTEFTGDALELIKVLIQKGVKKNIAEELVKEACGLDIETEKLDLSTPTLKGALIKGIEKHIEFRGEFSIKPGEKNIIAFVGPTGVGKTTNLFKIASRFVIEKDLKVGVITTDTFKVGAVQQARTYASILNIPFFVVTDSKKLKETVSKMENLDVIFIDTVGRSHYDYWRLGEIKAILSAINLNVTLLISCNYKTSEAVEIVNRYRTFFPIDSIFFTKIDETSFPGILINIPVLTGLPVSYISTGQRVPEDVKLLTTETIADYILGK; from the coding sequence ATGGAAGTGAAAGTTTATGAAGGAAACAGCTTAGATTCTTTAGTAGAACAAGCAAAAAGAGAACTTGGAGAAGAAATAGATATTCTTTATTACGAAGTAGAAAAAGAAAGGAGCTTTCTTCCTTTTTTTAGGAAAAAGAAGTATAAACTTTTTGTTGTACCAAAAGAAAAAAGAGAAAATAATGAAATTGAAAAATTAGAAGAAGAGTTAAACGAAGTAAGGGAGCTCTTAACGAACATAAAGTCTTCATTAGAAGAAAATAAGCTAGCTAATTCTTCTTTACCTATTCCAGAACATATAGATTCTACCTCCAGTTGTGAAGAAAATCTAACAACAGAATTTACTGGAGATGCTCTTGAGCTTATAAAAGTTTTAATTCAAAAAGGCGTTAAAAAGAATATCGCTGAGGAATTAGTTAAAGAGGCTTGTGGACTTGATATAGAAACTGAAAAATTAGACCTTAGCACCCCTACTCTTAAGGGAGCTCTAATAAAAGGAATAGAAAAACACATTGAATTTAGAGGAGAATTTTCTATAAAGCCAGGAGAAAAAAATATAATTGCTTTTGTAGGACCTACAGGAGTTGGAAAAACTACTAATCTATTTAAAATAGCCTCACGATTTGTCATAGAAAAAGATTTAAAAGTAGGAGTAATAACAACTGATACTTTCAAAGTAGGAGCTGTTCAACAAGCTAGAACTTATGCTTCTATTTTAAATATACCATTTTTTGTCGTAACAGATTCAAAAAAGTTAAAAGAAACTGTTTCTAAAATGGAAAATCTAGACGTAATTTTTATAGATACTGTAGGAAGGAGTCACTACGATTATTGGAGATTAGGAGAAATAAAAGCTATTCTTTCAGCTATTAATCTAAATGTAACTCTTTTAATTAGCTGTAACTATAAAACATCAGAAGCTGTAGAAATTGTTAATAGATATAGAACTTTTTTCCCAATAGATTCCATATTTTTTACAAAGATAGATGAAACATCTTTTCCCGGTATTTTGATAAATATTCCTGTGTTAACAGGACTTCCAGTATCCTATATTAGTACTGGTCAACGTGTTCCAGAAGATGTAAAACTGTTAACAACAGAAACTATTGCTGATTACATATTAGGGAAGTAA
- a CDS encoding AAA family ATPase, which translates to MANQIENLVKLVKDKSTSSIDSKCKVLSFVSGKGGVGKTNISVSLAYILSNIFFKKVLLLDGDIGLGNIHILLGLQPEKNLKKVLTGEPLKNIIQRSYNFDVILGFSGIDTIDDLESINTANLFLQLDEIIGNYDYILIDNSAGLNRNTLGFSRVSTTTYVITTPEPTALTDAYAFIKSTYKLYGYKNFKIIVNMCRSQSEGYETFNRLQFSCKNFLGISIKLAGIVPASKNIKKSLIKKKLIVKDYPTDPFSLELKKIAQLETGETLPPQKESFISKLLRAFKEGR; encoded by the coding sequence ATGGCTAATCAAATAGAAAATCTTGTCAAACTGGTAAAAGATAAAAGTACTTCTTCTATAGACTCTAAATGTAAAGTTCTTTCATTTGTTAGTGGAAAAGGCGGTGTTGGAAAAACCAATATTTCAGTTTCTTTGGCTTACATACTGTCTAATATTTTCTTCAAAAAAGTACTTTTGTTAGATGGTGATATCGGTCTTGGAAATATTCATATTCTATTAGGATTACAACCGGAAAAAAACCTTAAAAAGGTCTTAACGGGAGAACCACTCAAGAATATCATCCAAAGAAGTTATAACTTTGATGTTATACTTGGATTCTCAGGAATTGACACGATTGATGATCTTGAATCCATTAATACAGCAAACCTTTTCTTACAATTAGATGAAATCATAGGTAATTATGATTACATTCTTATAGACAATTCAGCAGGATTAAATAGAAACACTTTAGGCTTTTCCAGAGTGTCAACGACAACTTATGTAATTACTACACCTGAACCTACAGCACTCACTGATGCTTATGCCTTTATAAAATCAACTTACAAGCTTTATGGATATAAAAATTTTAAGATAATTGTAAATATGTGTCGTTCCCAATCTGAAGGTTACGAAACTTTTAATAGACTACAATTTTCATGCAAAAACTTTCTTGGAATTTCAATCAAACTTGCAGGAATAGTTCCTGCTTCAAAGAATATTAAAAAGTCTTTAATAAAGAAGAAATTAATAGTCAAAGATTATCCTACTGACCCATTTTCTCTCGAACTAAAAAAAATTGCACAGCTTGAGACAGGAGAAACGCTTCCTCCTCAAAAAGAAAGCTTTATATCTAAACTCCTTAGAGCATTCAAGGAAGGGAGATAA
- a CDS encoding sigma-70 family RNA polymerase sigma factor encodes MYTKSRKELIIENLPLVKKIANKIYRRLPENAVEFEELVNTGVIGLIKALDNYDKTKAKFSTYAYIKIRGEILDYLRKLDFLSRSARERIKNTEYYQDLKEEIISFVSLEENIFISSDKVKIRDILSSDSKTPEEEVILKEAKERLANALKRLSEKEQLILQLIFVEELDLKSISEIIGISISRVSQIKGAAIKKLSKYLKDSV; translated from the coding sequence ATGTATACAAAATCAAGAAAAGAACTTATTATTGAGAATCTTCCTCTTGTTAAAAAGATTGCAAATAAGATATACCGAAGACTTCCAGAAAATGCAGTAGAATTTGAAGAGCTTGTAAATACGGGAGTAATAGGTCTCATAAAGGCTTTAGATAATTATGACAAAACAAAAGCTAAATTTTCTACATATGCCTATATAAAGATCCGCGGAGAAATATTAGACTATCTCAGAAAATTAGATTTTCTTTCTCGAAGTGCTAGAGAGAGAATAAAAAATACGGAATATTATCAGGACTTAAAGGAAGAAATTATCTCTTTTGTAAGTTTAGAAGAAAATATCTTTATATCTTCAGATAAAGTAAAAATAAGAGACATTCTCTCTTCAGACAGTAAAACTCCTGAAGAAGAAGTTATCCTAAAAGAAGCTAAAGAGAGATTAGCAAATGCCTTAAAACGTCTTTCAGAAAAAGAACAACTTATTCTTCAGTTAATATTTGTTGAAGAACTTGACCTTAAAAGTATCTCAGAAATCATTGGTATATCTATTTCTCGCGTTTCACAAATAAAAGGAGCTGCAATAAAAAAGCTTAGTAAGTATCTGAAAGATTCTGTATAA
- a CDS encoding tetratricopeptide repeat protein, with translation MKFLNIFISLLIILDFSTSLGYDYKTEKESKLYEKGVKQLEIGSYSTALEYFLRLLNPQSKYYEKTLLMLSKTYYGIGKKTGEKKYLWQALNYLQLYFIAKKDLPWDYYFMKAKIYESLGFYEQALAIYRVAFLKTETESQRIETTIGILRTAVEIRRIDIVDEYYILISTAKLSPKQEQEVEFVKGLLLFSKGKYKEALPHFFKVYRKYETYLLDNPEYYYLVAENIYRVGNLVLAEQLFRRIISLTRNQEIIRKSTIRLGDIELKKGNLKLALVYYYSVIREAPQSQEAIVARLKLIPLQKYPVVKYRLSLTNDSAFKDPIKYIAKVLVTYRTTYVGIYALTDLGYLIFSLNSPSITFKRLVWEVSLVFPEQVKYEQREFLRSLWTPYLLKLESKKMCELYRSNTRFFKEIFDREVLLKIANDLKSCNMRKLRIDLLKYMVKKWNSDSDIILMAQALFESRDFKDALKILKKVKNKNRCDYEKLYLKISMFISTNFLFNEKRLENLCRKNKKDSSFMAIKIFYLSKNLKLEEAYKIFKENKIYLKENYNKSAVVKLAINNLIEKLMANNHYSQVYNISKTLLSEDSPNCYLGSITVISAVRIGKINDVKKVSELIRECKDKLSDIAITVYDNAILEKELTNE, from the coding sequence ATGAAGTTTTTAAACATTTTTATCAGTTTGTTGATTATATTAGATTTTTCAACATCTTTAGGATACGATTATAAAACGGAAAAAGAATCAAAACTGTACGAAAAAGGCGTAAAACAACTTGAGATAGGTTCTTATTCTACAGCTCTGGAATACTTTCTAAGACTTTTAAATCCTCAATCAAAGTACTACGAAAAAACGCTTTTAATGCTTTCAAAAACTTACTATGGAATAGGAAAAAAAACAGGAGAAAAAAAATATCTCTGGCAAGCACTTAACTATCTTCAACTTTATTTTATTGCTAAAAAGGACTTACCATGGGATTATTATTTTATGAAAGCTAAAATCTACGAAAGTCTTGGTTTTTATGAACAAGCACTTGCTATCTATAGAGTAGCTTTTCTAAAAACAGAAACAGAATCACAAAGAATAGAAACCACCATAGGTATTCTAAGAACCGCTGTTGAAATAAGAAGAATAGATATAGTTGATGAATATTATATACTCATTAGTACAGCAAAACTTTCTCCTAAACAAGAGCAAGAAGTCGAATTTGTAAAGGGATTACTACTTTTTAGTAAAGGAAAATACAAAGAAGCACTACCTCACTTCTTTAAAGTCTATAGAAAGTATGAGACGTATTTACTGGATAATCCTGAGTATTATTATCTTGTTGCAGAAAATATCTATAGAGTAGGAAATCTAGTTCTTGCAGAACAGCTTTTTAGAAGAATTATCAGTTTAACAAGAAATCAAGAGATTATAAGAAAGTCAACTATTCGCTTAGGAGATATAGAACTAAAAAAAGGAAATCTTAAATTAGCCTTAGTTTACTATTATTCGGTTATTCGAGAAGCACCTCAAAGTCAAGAGGCTATAGTAGCTAGACTTAAACTCATTCCTCTTCAAAAATATCCAGTTGTAAAATATCGCCTTTCTCTTACCAATGATTCTGCTTTCAAAGATCCAATTAAATATATAGCCAAAGTACTTGTTACATATAGAACAACTTATGTCGGTATCTATGCTCTTACAGACCTTGGATATCTAATCTTTTCTCTTAATTCTCCCTCTATCACTTTTAAGAGATTAGTTTGGGAAGTTTCATTAGTATTTCCAGAACAAGTTAAATACGAACAAAGAGAATTTTTACGTTCTCTGTGGACTCCATATCTTTTAAAACTAGAGTCGAAAAAAATGTGTGAACTTTATAGATCTAATACAAGATTTTTTAAAGAAATTTTTGACAGAGAAGTATTATTAAAAATAGCAAATGATCTTAAAAGTTGTAATATGAGGAAGTTAAGAATTGATCTTTTAAAATATATGGTAAAAAAATGGAATTCCGATTCTGATATCATTCTTATGGCTCAAGCATTATTTGAAAGTAGAGATTTTAAAGACGCTCTTAAGATATTAAAAAAAGTTAAAAATAAAAATAGATGTGACTATGAAAAGTTATATCTTAAAATATCTATGTTTATTTCTACAAATTTCTTGTTTAATGAAAAACGATTAGAAAATCTTTGTAGAAAGAACAAAAAAGATTCCTCTTTTATGGCTATAAAGATTTTCTATCTATCAAAAAACTTAAAGTTAGAAGAAGCTTATAAAATTTTCAAAGAAAATAAAATATATTTAAAAGAAAACTACAATAAAAGTGCTGTTGTTAAATTAGCAATAAACAATCTAATAGAAAAACTCATGGCCAATAATCACTATTCTCAAGTATACAATATTTCCAAAACATTGCTTTCTGAAGATTCTCCAAATTGTTATCTAGGAAGTATTACTGTTATTTCGGCTGTTAGAATTGGTAAAATCAACGATGTAAAAAAAGTTAGTGAACTTATTAGAGAATGTAAGGATAAACTTAGTGATATTGCCATTACAGTTTATGACAATGCAATTTTGGAAAAGGAGTTAACAAATGAGTGA
- the flgB gene encoding flagellar basal body rod protein FlgB, which produces MSELFGKLNPIADMASFFLERSKIIQSNIANADTPFYKPRDLVFEKELESQLKLKKTDPRHFDVSQSRKKFKIVEFQNVNGYDMNKVNVNEELAKLAESAIMFKSLNEVLKKEIGKLKLSIQGR; this is translated from the coding sequence ATGAGTGAACTCTTTGGAAAACTAAATCCTATCGCAGATATGGCTTCCTTTTTTCTTGAACGTTCAAAGATTATTCAAAGCAACATTGCAAATGCTGATACACCATTTTATAAACCGAGAGATCTTGTATTCGAAAAGGAACTGGAATCACAGTTAAAGCTTAAAAAGACAGATCCAAGACACTTCGATGTCTCTCAATCAAGAAAAAAGTTTAAAATTGTAGAATTTCAAAATGTTAATGGTTACGACATGAACAAAGTAAATGTTAATGAAGAATTAGCAAAGTTAGCAGAAAGTGCAATTATGTTTAAATCTCTTAATGAAGTACTTAAAAAAGAAATTGGGAAGCTGAAGCTTAGTATCCAGGGGAGGTAA
- the flgC gene encoding flagellar basal body rod protein FlgC — translation MIFKGLEVSLTGMEVQRVRIDIHSSNLANANSVDENGNPYRRKIPIFESVLEKTAKGEIYRVKVKKIVEDPSPYKLKYDPSNPLADKNGYVKLPNVDPIREMVDMISAMRTYEANLTAFNTHKGMLLNAIDILKA, via the coding sequence ATGATATTTAAGGGGCTTGAAGTTTCCTTAACTGGTATGGAAGTACAGAGAGTTCGTATAGATATTCACTCAAGTAACCTTGCTAATGCTAATTCTGTAGATGAAAATGGTAATCCCTACAGAAGAAAAATACCTATCTTTGAATCAGTACTTGAAAAAACAGCTAAAGGAGAAATCTACAGAGTAAAAGTGAAAAAAATAGTAGAAGATCCCTCTCCTTATAAATTAAAATATGACCCTTCTAATCCTCTTGCTGATAAAAATGGTTATGTAAAACTTCCTAATGTAGATCCTATTAGAGAAATGGTAGATATGATATCAGCAATGAGAACTTATGAGGCAAACCTTACTGCTTTTAATACTCATAAAGGAATGCTCCTAAATGCTATAGATATTTTAAAAGCATAA
- the fliE gene encoding flagellar hook-basal body complex protein FliE, whose protein sequence is MKIQLNPLTKSILDIKEKHNQKANGFKDLLENFIKDVNSDLKESRKAEENLISGNVQNIEEIMYKIEKADLSLRLLVEIRNKALESYQEIMRMQV, encoded by the coding sequence ATGAAGATACAGCTCAATCCATTAACTAAAAGTATTTTAGATATTAAAGAAAAGCATAATCAGAAAGCTAATGGATTCAAAGACCTGCTGGAAAACTTCATAAAAGACGTTAACTCAGACCTAAAAGAGTCTAGAAAAGCTGAAGAAAATTTAATTTCAGGTAATGTACAAAACATAGAGGAAATAATGTATAAAATAGAAAAAGCAGACCTTTCTCTGAGACTATTAGTCGAAATAAGAAACAAAGCTCTTGAAAGCTATCAAGAAATAATGAGAATGCAGGTTTAA
- the fliF gene encoding flagellar basal-body MS-ring/collar protein FliF: MNIKEIQTKVQEIFKKNANPKNVILLLSALTLVSFLAFIAIKQSTTEDYAVLYTHLSPDDAGSILSVLQEEHIPYKVEGNGSIILVPKEKVYDIRLKLAAKGLPHGKVVGFELFDEPKLGITQFQENVEFLRALEGEIERTIKRINAIQDVKVNIALPKDSIFVRESEEPKASILVNLWPGRELTKEQVKAIVFLVSHAVPGLKPENVTVIDNRGRVLTDLLSGNEDETGSSKELEVKRKLEKEIERKIQSMLSQVLGSGKVVVRASVEIETGRLEKKEELYDPDMTAVVSERKIQEKETGIKPKEQGVPGTTTNVPPVLNLNQGNEILKKEKKDVTTNYDVSKTIQKTITPIFKIKRISVGVLVDGKYQKEKDKAGNEIIKFVPRSQEEIKTYEEIVKSAIGYDPKRGDTVTVASVPFEAKQFVQKEKSQKKFPWIYIAAGGGLLTLILVGIIALKLLKSKKTEPQQPEIPETLMAEMKARAEHKEELEELHIESDPLYIKIVEIAKEHPELVANVISKWIREEGISK; encoded by the coding sequence GTGAACATAAAAGAAATTCAAACAAAAGTACAAGAAATTTTTAAGAAGAATGCTAACCCCAAGAATGTAATTCTTCTTCTTTCTGCTTTAACGCTTGTTTCTTTTCTTGCATTTATCGCTATAAAACAAAGTACAACAGAAGATTACGCGGTTCTTTATACACATTTAAGTCCTGATGATGCTGGTTCTATTCTTTCTGTTCTACAGGAGGAACATATTCCTTATAAAGTTGAAGGAAATGGAAGTATTATTCTTGTTCCAAAGGAAAAGGTCTATGACATAAGGCTTAAACTTGCAGCAAAAGGATTACCTCATGGGAAAGTTGTAGGTTTTGAGCTATTTGATGAACCTAAGCTAGGAATAACTCAATTTCAAGAAAATGTCGAATTCTTGCGAGCTCTTGAAGGTGAAATTGAGAGAACAATAAAAAGAATAAATGCTATTCAGGATGTAAAAGTAAATATAGCGCTCCCTAAAGACTCAATATTCGTTAGAGAATCTGAAGAACCTAAAGCTTCTATCCTTGTAAATCTTTGGCCCGGTAGAGAACTTACAAAAGAACAAGTAAAAGCTATCGTTTTTCTTGTTTCTCATGCAGTCCCTGGTTTAAAACCTGAAAATGTCACTGTTATTGATAATAGAGGAAGAGTCCTTACAGATCTTCTAAGTGGAAATGAAGATGAGACTGGGAGTTCCAAAGAATTAGAGGTAAAGAGAAAGTTAGAAAAAGAAATAGAAAGAAAAATTCAATCTATGCTTTCACAAGTTTTAGGAAGTGGAAAGGTTGTTGTTAGAGCTTCTGTAGAAATAGAAACGGGTAGGTTAGAAAAGAAGGAAGAGCTCTATGATCCCGATATGACTGCTGTTGTTAGTGAAAGAAAAATTCAAGAAAAAGAAACAGGTATAAAACCTAAGGAACAAGGAGTCCCTGGAACGACAACAAATGTTCCCCCTGTTCTAAACTTAAATCAAGGAAATGAAATTCTAAAAAAAGAAAAGAAGGATGTAACTACAAATTACGATGTCTCAAAGACTATACAAAAAACGATAACTCCTATTTTCAAAATAAAACGGATAAGTGTAGGTGTTCTTGTTGATGGAAAGTATCAAAAAGAGAAAGATAAAGCAGGAAACGAAATAATCAAGTTTGTTCCCCGCTCCCAAGAAGAAATAAAAACTTATGAAGAAATAGTAAAAAGCGCTATTGGTTATGACCCGAAGAGAGGAGATACCGTAACGGTTGCAAGTGTTCCTTTTGAAGCTAAACAATTTGTGCAGAAAGAAAAATCCCAAAAGAAATTTCCATGGATTTATATAGCTGCTGGTGGTGGTTTACTTACACTTATTCTTGTAGGAATAATTGCACTCAAGCTTTTAAAGTCTAAAAAGACAGAACCACAACAACCTGAAATTCCTGAGACTTTGATGGCAGAAATGAAAGCTCGAGCTGAACATAAAGAAGAATTAGAAGAACTTCACATAGAATCGGATCCTCTCTATATTAAGATAGTAGAAATTGCAAAAGAACATCCTGAATTGGTTGCCAATGTAATTAGTAAATGGATAAGGGAAGAAGGGATAAGTAAATGA
- a CDS encoding FliI/YscN family ATPase, protein MKERLKSLPKYRVIGKVSGVRGPIVEAKLPKVHIGDFCTIDNTIEAEVVGFKEGKTLLMAYSDTTGISLGSIIESKISGLKIGVSDSLLGLVLDPFGNPMNAESFVPIDFVPLKAEPINPMKRKRIKEPLDLGVRAINALLTVGKGQRIGIFAGAGVGKSTLMGMISRFTEADVNVVALIGERGREVREFIEDNLGEEGLKKSVIVVATSDHPPLAKIRAAFTACAIAEYFSYKGKNVLLFVDSLTRLAMAQREIGLAVGEPPTSKGYTPSVFSTMAKLIERAGNFTDGGSITGIYTVLVEGDDISLDPVADAAVGFLDGHIILSRELANRRVFPSIDIIKSISRLTPQLVNEEVLKYQSIVLDVESTYQNNSDVINLGLYKKGTSPKIDLAIKVYPAIENFIKQSFNEKVTFSQSLKELKSLVEYIKIEGDHYGYRWNNK, encoded by the coding sequence TTGAAAGAGAGATTAAAAAGTCTTCCTAAGTATAGAGTTATAGGGAAGGTTTCTGGAGTAAGAGGTCCCATAGTTGAAGCAAAATTGCCTAAAGTACACATTGGAGATTTTTGTACTATAGATAACACGATAGAAGCCGAAGTGGTTGGATTTAAAGAAGGAAAAACTCTCTTGATGGCTTATAGTGATACTACCGGTATTAGTTTAGGTAGTATCATCGAATCAAAAATCTCAGGTTTGAAAATAGGAGTTTCAGATAGTCTTTTAGGACTTGTGCTAGATCCTTTTGGAAATCCTATGAATGCAGAAAGTTTTGTACCTATTGACTTTGTTCCTTTAAAAGCTGAACCAATCAATCCAATGAAAAGAAAACGAATAAAAGAACCTCTTGATCTTGGTGTTAGAGCTATTAATGCATTACTTACTGTTGGTAAAGGACAAAGAATAGGAATATTTGCAGGTGCAGGTGTTGGAAAGAGTACACTTATGGGAATGATTTCTCGTTTTACAGAAGCAGACGTAAACGTTGTTGCTCTTATTGGAGAAAGAGGTAGAGAGGTTCGAGAGTTTATTGAAGATAATCTAGGAGAAGAAGGACTGAAAAAATCTGTTATAGTTGTTGCTACATCTGATCATCCTCCGCTTGCAAAAATAAGAGCTGCATTTACAGCCTGTGCAATTGCTGAATACTTTTCTTACAAAGGAAAAAATGTTTTATTGTTTGTAGATTCTCTTACAAGGTTAGCAATGGCACAAAGAGAAATAGGTCTTGCAGTAGGAGAACCTCCAACGTCAAAAGGTTATACTCCTTCTGTATTTTCTACAATGGCTAAACTTATAGAAAGAGCAGGTAACTTTACGGATGGAGGAAGTATTACTGGAATTTATACAGTTTTGGTTGAGGGAGATGATATTTCACTTGATCCTGTAGCAGATGCTGCAGTAGGTTTTTTAGATGGTCACATAATTCTTTCTCGTGAATTAGCCAATAGAAGAGTATTTCCTTCAATAGATATAATCAAGAGTATAAGTAGACTAACCCCTCAACTTGTTAACGAAGAAGTTCTAAAGTATCAATCTATTGTTCTAGACGTTGAAAGTACTTATCAAAACAATAGTGATGTTATTAACCTTGGTCTCTATAAGAAAGGAACATCTCCAAAAATAGATCTTGCTATCAAGGTCTATCCTGCTATTGAGAATTTCATAAAACAATCTTTTAACGAAAAAGTTACTTTCTCTCAAAGCTTGAAAGAACTAAAAAGTTTGGTAGAATATATAAAAATAGAGGGAGATCACTATGGCTATAGATGGAATAACAAGTGA
- a CDS encoding flagellar hook assembly protein FlgD: MAIDGITSDFIYSGDQKPQVVDANYDNSKMSQEDFLKVLLADIQWQDPLNAKDISEFINNAVKLQELEVLNSFESNIQTFVSTLQSQSLFFASNFIGKLVEYEGNQTYVQNGTGYASFSLSSPADSVKVTILDHEGNIVEEKVFSNLSAGEEYPIEINNPNLTDGYYTVFVEATNQGVPVDATVKSLAYVNQIRKDKDGIYAVTDVSSIPLDKIIGIGG, from the coding sequence ATGGCTATAGATGGAATAACAAGTGATTTTATCTATTCCGGAGATCAAAAACCCCAAGTTGTTGATGCAAACTACGACAATTCAAAAATGTCTCAAGAGGATTTTCTTAAAGTCCTTCTTGCTGATATTCAATGGCAAGATCCTCTCAACGCAAAAGATATTAGTGAGTTTATCAATAACGCTGTTAAACTACAAGAATTAGAAGTTTTAAACTCTTTTGAATCAAATATACAAACATTTGTTTCTACACTGCAATCGCAGTCTTTATTTTTTGCTTCTAATTTTATAGGAAAGCTAGTTGAATATGAAGGAAATCAAACGTATGTACAAAATGGTACAGGTTATGCTTCCTTTTCTTTGTCTTCTCCGGCTGATTCTGTAAAGGTTACAATACTTGATCATGAGGGTAATATCGTAGAAGAAAAAGTTTTTTCAAATCTTTCAGCTGGAGAAGAGTATCCTATTGAGATTAACAATCCTAATCTTACAGATGGCTATTATACTGTTTTTGTCGAAGCTACAAACCAAGGTGTTCCAGTTGATGCTACAGTAAAAAGCTTAGCTTATGTTAATCAGATAAGAAAAGATAAAGACGGTATATATGCTGTTACCGATGTTTCTTCAATACCTTTAGATAAAATTATCGGAATAGGAGGATAA